In one Mucilaginibacter ginsenosidivorax genomic region, the following are encoded:
- a CDS encoding DUF5690 family protein, translating to MHQRNFSVRLQKIISSPAWALVAAFGTYFCMYGFRKPYTAATYADAMFWGINYKFLLIIAQTIGYVIAKWLGIKIISEIKPHQRIRAILSFICFAELMLLLFGIVPRPWNIICLLLNGLSLGVIFGLVLGFLEGRKHTEFLIAGLCASFIVSDGVSKSVGTMLLGYGVTESWMPFFAGLLFAVPTLVFIGMLSFIPLPSADDIAARSAREPMCSKDRRDFFIKYAPGLIGIITVYLFVTLLRSVRADFAPELWTGLGFHQTPVTFTQSELLVSFAVIVITSFAVFIHNHYKAFRFSLFISLAGFVILLTAIWGLSHGLGAFRFMVLLGLGVYMPYVAIHSIVFERLIAVTKERANVGFLMYIVDSVGYTGYIMLMFLRYFTPSADSILFIFVKICIALGIAGVLIILFCHWYFKIKLKSNEQQIAPVPGWQGGGI from the coding sequence ATGCATCAACGTAATTTTTCAGTTCGTCTGCAAAAAATAATTTCGAGTCCAGCATGGGCGTTGGTGGCAGCGTTTGGTACTTATTTTTGCATGTACGGCTTTCGTAAACCCTATACCGCGGCTACCTATGCCGATGCCATGTTTTGGGGGATTAACTATAAATTCCTGCTCATTATTGCACAAACCATAGGTTATGTTATTGCCAAATGGTTAGGGATAAAAATTATATCCGAAATAAAACCACATCAACGTATCCGGGCCATTTTGAGCTTCATATGTTTTGCCGAGCTGATGTTGCTGCTCTTTGGCATTGTGCCACGTCCCTGGAATATAATTTGTTTGTTGCTGAACGGTTTATCCCTTGGGGTGATATTTGGCCTGGTGCTGGGTTTTTTAGAAGGCCGCAAGCATACTGAGTTTTTAATTGCCGGGCTGTGTGCCAGTTTTATAGTATCTGATGGGGTATCTAAATCGGTAGGCACAATGTTGTTGGGTTATGGGGTTACCGAAAGCTGGATGCCTTTTTTTGCCGGCCTGCTGTTTGCAGTGCCTACGCTGGTTTTTATAGGCATGCTGTCATTCATACCCTTGCCATCGGCTGATGATATTGCCGCCCGATCGGCAAGAGAGCCAATGTGCAGTAAGGACAGGCGCGACTTTTTTATAAAATACGCTCCGGGGCTTATCGGCATAATAACGGTTTACTTATTTGTAACCTTACTACGCAGTGTACGCGCCGATTTTGCACCCGAATTATGGACCGGGCTGGGCTTTCATCAAACACCGGTTACTTTCACCCAATCGGAGTTGTTGGTTTCTTTCGCTGTTATAGTTATCACTAGTTTTGCGGTTTTTATTCACAATCATTATAAAGCGTTCCGGTTTTCGCTTTTTATTAGTCTTGCGGGGTTTGTTATTTTGTTGACTGCTATTTGGGGCTTAAGCCATGGTTTGGGAGCGTTCCGGTTTATGGTGCTGTTGGGCCTGGGTGTTTATATGCCTTATGTGGCCATACATTCCATCGTATTTGAGCGCCTGATAGCCGTTACCAAAGAGCGTGCAAATGTTGGCTTCCTGATGTACATTGTTGATTCGGTTGGGTATACGGGCTATATTATGCTCATGTTTTTAAGATATTTTACGCCATCTGCCGATTCGATATTATTCATTTTTGTAAAGATATGTATTGCCCTGGGAATTGCCGGAGTGCTTATTATACTATTTTGCCATTGGTATTTTAAAATAAAGTTAAAAAGTAATGAACAACAAATTGCCCCAGTTCCCGGTTGGCAAGGCGGTGGTATTTAA
- a CDS encoding C1 family peptidase codes for MRKYCLSLLFAAAFGCAYAQQPVTIKKITAGTVKYQGGTNTCWSFSTTSLVESAEIATDKKDIDISELYTSRNLFIEKAKRYILSNGTSLFEAGGLAHDAMYGIEKYGAIPNEFYARKKGVEFSDKTSRQTDEILKSYLDSVLKTKPIDANWLAGFIKKHDDIVGTPPAKFIWEGKEYTPISFAKEVLKFNRQQYATITSFTHHPFYENFPLEIPDNFLLRENYLNVPLDELIAIAKTTIEKGQSLVVDMDVSNNGWNCGKAGYALFEDKRFYRVSNADTTEMAYSVPLRQQLFETLVTQDDHLIHIVGIAKSKAGKLFFILKDSGGDHYGPFKGYDYVSVNYFAINALSITVPVSALDEKYAKLVKAPVPLIN; via the coding sequence ATGAGAAAATATTGCTTATCCCTGTTATTTGCCGCTGCTTTTGGTTGCGCATATGCGCAGCAACCGGTAACTATCAAAAAAATTACTGCGGGTACCGTAAAATACCAGGGCGGCACCAATACCTGCTGGTCGTTTTCAACTACCTCGCTTGTTGAATCGGCAGAGATAGCCACTGATAAAAAAGATATCGATATTTCGGAGTTATATACCTCGCGTAACCTATTCATCGAAAAAGCAAAGCGTTATATCCTGTCAAACGGCACAAGTTTATTTGAGGCCGGCGGCCTGGCCCATGATGCCATGTACGGGATAGAAAAATATGGCGCCATCCCAAACGAGTTTTATGCACGCAAAAAAGGCGTCGAATTTTCAGATAAAACCAGCAGGCAAACCGACGAAATCCTGAAAAGCTACCTGGATTCGGTACTTAAAACAAAGCCTATTGATGCCAACTGGCTGGCTGGTTTTATTAAAAAGCATGACGATATTGTTGGCACCCCGCCTGCCAAATTTATCTGGGAGGGGAAGGAATATACTCCGATTAGCTTTGCAAAGGAGGTTTTGAAATTTAACAGGCAGCAATATGCCACCATAACCTCGTTTACACATCATCCATTTTATGAAAACTTTCCGCTGGAAATTCCCGATAACTTTTTGCTGCGCGAAAATTACCTGAATGTACCATTGGATGAGTTGATAGCCATTGCCAAAACAACCATTGAAAAAGGCCAATCGCTGGTTGTTGATATGGATGTAAGCAATAACGGCTGGAATTGCGGCAAAGCAGGCTACGCCCTGTTTGAGGACAAACGCTTTTACCGGGTGAGCAACGCCGATACCACTGAGATGGCATATAGCGTACCGCTAAGACAACAGTTATTTGAAACACTTGTAACGCAGGATGATCACCTGATCCATATTGTAGGTATCGCAAAAAGCAAGGCAGGTAAATTATTTTTTATCCTGAAAGATTCGGGCGGCGACCACTACGGCCCTTTTAAAGGCTACGATTATGTATCAGTAAATTACTTTGCCATTAACGCGTTAAGTATCACCGTGCCGGTTAGCGCGCTGGATGAAAAGTATGCTAAATTAGTAAAGGCACCGGTGCCGCTTATCAATTAA
- a CDS encoding DUF779 domain-containing protein, producing MTKRVSITPEAEKVIAELKARFGELMFHQSGGCCDGSSPMCFEKGDFKIGGSDVKIGEVAGCEFFMSIDQFEYWKHTHLTLDVTPGRGSSFSIEIPMGIRFIIRSRLFTDEELGDLEPVEYFES from the coding sequence ATGACCAAAAGAGTATCCATTACCCCCGAAGCCGAAAAAGTAATAGCCGAGCTGAAAGCCCGGTTTGGCGAATTGATGTTTCATCAAAGTGGCGGTTGCTGCGATGGTTCATCGCCCATGTGTTTTGAAAAGGGCGACTTTAAAATTGGCGGCAGCGATGTTAAAATAGGCGAGGTTGCGGGCTGCGAATTTTTCATGAGTATTGATCAGTTTGAATACTGGAAACACACCCACCTTACGCTTGATGTTACCCCTGGCCGCGGCAGCAGCTTTTCTATCGAAATACCGATGGGGATAAGGTTTATTATCCGCTCAAGATTATTTACCGATGAAGAACTGGGCGATTTGGAGCCGGTTGAATATTTTGAATCCTGA
- a CDS encoding aldehyde dehydrogenase family protein: protein MSVAPRPSFKDKYDNFIGGKFVPPVNGEYFDNISPIDGKVFTKAARSTKEDIEAAVDAATEAFKTWSKTAATTRSNLLLKIAQIIEDNLSYLATVETIDNGKAIRETMAADLPLCVDHFRYFAGAIRAEESSISEHDEFTVSINLQEPLGVVGQIIPWNFPLLMATWKIAPALAAGCCVVVKPAEQTPTSIMVLMELIGDVLPAGVLNIVTGFGPEAGKPLATNPRISKVAFTGETTTGRLIMQYASENLIPVTMELGGKSPNIFFESVGDADDEFFDKAVEGAVLFALNQGEVCTCPSRMLVHENIYDKFIERVIARTNAIIMGNPLDSTTMMGAQASNDQYEKILSYLDIGKKEGAEILAGGGAQKLPDELGGGYYIQPTIFKGHNKMRIFQEEIFGPVVSVTTFKTTAEAIEIANDTLYGLGAGVWTRDAHEIYQVPRAIQAGRVWVNNYHAYPAHAPFGGYKKSGFGRENHKMMLNYYRQTKNMLISYNKNKLGFF from the coding sequence ATGAGTGTAGCCCCAAGACCATCCTTTAAGGATAAGTACGACAATTTTATTGGCGGTAAATTTGTTCCGCCTGTTAACGGCGAATATTTTGATAATATTTCGCCCATTGATGGCAAAGTTTTTACCAAAGCCGCCCGGTCAACCAAAGAAGATATTGAGGCAGCAGTTGATGCTGCTACAGAAGCATTTAAAACCTGGAGCAAAACAGCGGCAACTACCCGCAGCAACTTATTGCTTAAAATTGCGCAGATAATAGAAGATAACCTAAGCTACCTGGCCACGGTAGAAACCATTGATAACGGGAAAGCCATCCGCGAAACCATGGCTGCCGATTTGCCGCTGTGTGTCGACCACTTTCGTTATTTTGCAGGCGCCATCCGCGCCGAAGAAAGCAGCATATCTGAGCATGATGAGTTTACTGTAAGTATTAACCTGCAGGAGCCCCTTGGCGTAGTTGGGCAGATTATTCCCTGGAACTTCCCATTACTAATGGCCACATGGAAAATAGCACCAGCTTTAGCAGCCGGCTGCTGTGTGGTTGTGAAACCGGCCGAGCAAACGCCAACCAGTATTATGGTGCTTATGGAGCTTATTGGCGATGTTTTACCTGCCGGCGTATTGAACATTGTTACCGGTTTTGGGCCCGAAGCCGGTAAGCCGCTGGCTACTAATCCACGTATCAGCAAAGTTGCCTTTACCGGCGAAACCACCACAGGCAGGTTAATTATGCAATACGCCTCAGAAAATTTAATCCCTGTAACCATGGAACTGGGTGGTAAATCGCCAAATATCTTTTTTGAATCTGTGGGCGATGCTGATGATGAGTTTTTTGACAAAGCGGTGGAAGGCGCTGTACTATTTGCCTTAAACCAGGGCGAAGTGTGTACCTGCCCATCGCGTATGCTGGTGCACGAGAATATTTATGATAAGTTTATAGAGCGCGTAATAGCCCGCACAAATGCCATCATTATGGGAAATCCATTAGATTCAACTACCATGATGGGCGCCCAGGCATCTAATGATCAATACGAGAAAATTCTGAGCTACCTGGATATTGGCAAAAAAGAAGGAGCAGAGATATTGGCCGGTGGCGGTGCTCAAAAACTGCCCGATGAGTTAGGCGGCGGTTACTATATACAGCCAACTATTTTTAAGGGGCATAATAAAATGCGCATTTTCCAGGAGGAAATTTTTGGCCCGGTGGTATCGGTTACAACCTTTAAAACTACCGCAGAGGCTATTGAAATTGCCAACGATACCCTTTACGGCCTTGGCGCCGGTGTATGGACACGCGATGCCCACGAAATTTACCAGGTGCCTCGTGCTATACAGGCAGGTAGGGTTTGGGTTAATAATTACCATGCTTACCCCGCACATGCGCCATTTGGTGGTTATAAAAAATCGGGCTTTGGCCGCGAGAATCATAAAATGATGCTGAACTACTACAGGCAAACAAAAAATATGCTGATCTCCTATAATAAGAACAAACTGGGCTTCTTTTAG
- a CDS encoding AraC family transcriptional regulator: protein MNERNLVSPFALSGKRELHTLVENRRAYTLSHCELNIYETYQRSELVPLTFDDLVITSMLRGKKVMHLFDKPGFDYLPGETVIVPPNVTMTIDFPEASELNPSQCTALAINHHEIKSTLDFLNENYPRADDDLWKLNYQQFHFFNNHELAQLINKLISISTGDVLTKDVLANLTLKELLIRIMQMQNLHIVQDNMQQLSTGNRFAYILQYIKNHLTEKLNIDALSQMAYMSKASFFRAFKHEMGISPVDYIIKERIQFAKQLLHNPYCTIADACFKAGFNNQHYFSRAFRKITGTTPSFYKAGIIRGMN from the coding sequence ATGAACGAGAGAAACCTGGTATCTCCGTTTGCACTTAGCGGCAAACGCGAGTTGCACACGCTGGTAGAAAATCGCCGTGCATATACGTTAAGCCACTGCGAGCTCAATATTTACGAAACCTATCAACGCAGCGAACTGGTTCCGCTTACTTTTGATGACCTGGTTATTACCAGTATGCTACGTGGCAAAAAAGTAATGCACTTGTTTGATAAACCAGGTTTTGATTACCTGCCCGGCGAAACGGTGATAGTGCCCCCAAATGTTACCATGACTATTGATTTCCCCGAGGCATCTGAGCTTAATCCTTCGCAGTGCACCGCCCTAGCCATTAATCATCATGAAATAAAAAGTACGCTTGATTTTTTGAACGAGAATTACCCGCGTGCCGATGACGACCTGTGGAAGCTAAACTACCAGCAATTCCACTTTTTTAATAACCATGAACTGGCCCAGCTGATTAATAAACTCATCAGCATAAGCACCGGCGATGTGTTAACCAAAGATGTACTGGCCAATTTAACGCTGAAAGAGCTTTTGATACGTATCATGCAAATGCAAAACCTGCATATTGTACAAGATAACATGCAGCAACTATCAACAGGAAACCGTTTTGCTTATATTTTACAATACATTAAAAACCACCTTACCGAAAAGCTGAACATTGATGCCCTGAGCCAAATGGCTTATATGAGCAAGGCCAGCTTTTTCAGGGCATTTAAGCATGAAATGGGCATTTCGCCGGTTGATTATATTATTAAAGAGCGGATACAGTTTGCCAAACAACTATTGCATAATCCGTATTGTACCATTGCCGATGCCTGCTTTAAAGCAGGATTTAACAACCAGCATTATTTTAGCAGGGCATTTCGCAAAATTACCGGCACCACACCAAGTTTTTATAAGGCAGGGATTATAAGGGGGATGAATTAG
- a CDS encoding helix-turn-helix domain-containing protein, with amino-acid sequence MSALVNHSVKTIAENIRNTRIRLAYSQEYLAAKLNVSQNTYSKIELGYVKLTLERFFKICRVLEIDPAEVINADGVAA; translated from the coding sequence ATGAGTGCTTTAGTAAACCACAGCGTAAAAACCATAGCCGAAAACATCCGTAATACCAGGATACGGTTGGCCTACTCGCAGGAATATCTTGCCGCCAAGTTGAATGTATCGCAAAATACCTACAGTAAAATTGAATTGGGCTATGTTAAACTAACCTTAGAGCGTTTTTTTAAGATTTGCCGCGTGTTGGAGATAGACCCGGCCGAGGTTATTAATGCCGATGGTGTAGCGGCCTAA
- a CDS encoding ABC transporter permease — translation MFKNYLKTAWRNLLKNKFYSVINIAGLTLGLAIGILILIWVQDELSFDGFHAKAPDIYRLELFGGTGASRQIYSVGVAPIGPMAKQQLPEVKESVRITGNYNFSLYKYKDKVFGDENAAFTDPSFFSMFDFHLIKGNAGKPFNDDNSVVITQKTAQKFFGDQDPIGKVINADGNKANFTVSGVIADFPKNSSINYDMLMPMSFHEKTMLASKNDLSNNFSFFNYETYLQLKPGTATKALTTKIRQIHLNHKADDTDAEYLLLPIAKMHLYNADMSDRGISTVRIFIIIALLILVIACINYVNLSTARSMLRSKEISMRKIIGAAKIQLFMQFIVETALLFSLAAVLAIGLIFILMPMFNHLLNKEMVFNPGDYHVWLILLAAIGGTLALSSIYPALLLSSFEPLKALKGKISAGIGDVLFRKILVVTQFVFSIVLIIGTMVITGQLNYIRQKNLGYDKENVISFWMRDMASHYDAVKAELLKQPGVLAVTRSNQNIIRYGGFTGWLDWDGKNPKQNMMIHPIVVDKDMVSFFKMNMKEGSTFTGSVADTSHYVLNEAAIKEMGITNPIGKSFTMQGVKGTIIGIVKDFHYASMKVKIAPAMFWYKPAYLNTIYIKTTGRDAQKAISAAEKQFKQYNGEYPFAYNFLDDLFNKMYQSEQQEGKLFSYFAGIAIFISCLGLLGLAAYTAQVRTREIGVRKVLGATVSGIVSMLARDFIKLVFIAILIASPLAWYAMYKWLQDFAYKINVSWLVFVTAGFMAILIAFATISFQAIKAALMNPVKSLRSE, via the coding sequence ATGTTCAAAAATTATCTAAAAACAGCCTGGCGCAATTTGCTTAAGAATAAGTTTTACTCGGTTATCAATATTGCCGGTTTAACGCTTGGTTTGGCTATTGGTATCCTGATACTCATTTGGGTGCAGGATGAGTTAAGTTTTGATGGTTTTCATGCCAAAGCCCCGGATATTTACCGGCTGGAGCTATTTGGGGGCACGGGTGCCAGCAGGCAGATATATAGTGTAGGCGTAGCGCCAATTGGCCCTATGGCCAAACAGCAATTACCCGAAGTAAAGGAATCTGTGCGTATTACCGGCAACTATAATTTTTCGCTGTACAAATACAAGGATAAGGTTTTTGGAGATGAGAATGCAGCCTTTACCGATCCTTCTTTTTTTTCGATGTTCGATTTTCATTTGATAAAAGGGAACGCAGGCAAGCCTTTTAATGATGATAATTCGGTCGTTATCACCCAAAAAACTGCTCAGAAATTCTTTGGCGATCAGGATCCGATTGGTAAAGTTATCAATGCAGACGGGAACAAGGCCAATTTTACAGTAAGCGGCGTAATAGCCGATTTTCCTAAAAACTCGAGCATCAATTACGATATGCTGATGCCTATGAGCTTTCACGAAAAAACGATGCTGGCAAGCAAAAACGACCTGAGTAATAACTTTAGCTTTTTTAATTACGAAACGTATTTGCAGCTTAAACCAGGTACCGCAACCAAAGCGCTTACCACCAAAATACGCCAGATTCATCTTAACCATAAGGCCGATGATACCGATGCCGAATACCTGTTGCTGCCCATAGCAAAAATGCACTTGTACAATGCCGATATGAGCGATAGGGGTATATCTACAGTGCGCATTTTTATTATTATAGCACTGTTGATATTAGTTATTGCCTGCATTAATTATGTAAACCTTTCAACCGCTCGGTCTATGCTGCGGTCAAAAGAGATTAGCATGCGTAAAATTATCGGCGCGGCCAAAATACAACTGTTTATGCAGTTTATTGTCGAGACGGCATTACTGTTTTCGCTGGCCGCGGTGCTGGCAATCGGGTTGATATTTATATTAATGCCGATGTTTAACCATCTGCTTAACAAGGAAATGGTGTTTAACCCTGGCGATTATCACGTATGGCTCATCCTTCTCGCTGCCATTGGGGGCACCTTAGCGCTATCGAGTATTTATCCTGCATTACTGTTGTCGTCATTTGAGCCGTTAAAGGCCTTAAAAGGAAAGATCTCGGCAGGTATTGGCGATGTGCTTTTTCGTAAAATATTGGTGGTAACCCAGTTTGTGTTTTCGATTGTACTCATCATCGGTACCATGGTTATTACGGGACAGTTAAACTACATCCGGCAGAAGAATTTGGGTTACGACAAGGAGAATGTGATCAGCTTTTGGATGCGTGATATGGCGTCGCACTACGATGCTGTAAAGGCCGAATTATTGAAACAGCCCGGCGTGTTGGCGGTAACCCGGTCCAACCAAAATATTATCCGTTACGGTGGTTTTACAGGCTGGTTGGATTGGGATGGCAAAAATCCGAAACAGAATATGATGATCCACCCGATTGTGGTAGATAAGGACATGGTATCCTTTTTTAAAATGAATATGAAAGAGGGCTCCACGTTTACCGGTTCGGTAGCTGATACTTCGCATTATGTGTTGAATGAAGCAGCCATTAAGGAAATGGGTATTACTAACCCTATAGGCAAAAGTTTTACCATGCAAGGCGTTAAGGGCACCATCATAGGCATAGTTAAAGATTTTCATTACGCATCTATGAAAGTGAAAATTGCACCTGCCATGTTTTGGTACAAGCCCGCGTACCTAAACACCATCTACATTAAAACCACTGGTCGCGATGCGCAAAAGGCAATAAGTGCTGCCGAAAAGCAATTTAAACAATATAATGGCGAATACCCGTTTGCCTATAATTTTTTGGATGATCTTTTCAATAAAATGTACCAAAGCGAGCAGCAGGAGGGTAAGCTATTCAGCTATTTTGCTGGCATTGCCATATTTATATCATGCCTTGGTTTATTGGGTTTGGCCGCCTATACCGCACAGGTGCGTACACGCGAAATTGGCGTTCGCAAGGTGTTGGGTGCAACTGTAAGCGGCATAGTAAGCATGCTTGCCCGCGATTTTATAAAATTGGTTTTCATAGCGATACTTATCGCGTCGCCCCTGGCCTGGTACGCCATGTACAAATGGCTGCAGGATTTTGCCTATAAGATTAATGTAAGCTGGCTGGTGTTTGTAACTGCCGGCTTTATGGCCATACTTATTGCTTTTGCTACCATAAGTTTCCAGGCAATTAAAGCCGCACTGATGAACCCTGTAAAAAGTTTGAGGAGCGAATAG
- a CDS encoding DUF4097 family beta strand repeat-containing protein — MKTIKFLSVLAIATLITARLLAQEQLVVPLSDPGKPFKLNVGLVDGSITVIGYEGKSIVVEGQLDDRHRDRDKEKDKVSGMHRLNSNGMDISAQENNNQVTVHSSMGKQVNLTIKVPKTTSTFKISTVNGGDITGSNLDGELEVSNVNGSIKLTDISGSVVATTVNGPVIVTFKSIDPKAAMAFSTLNGKIDVTFPASLKANVKLKSDRGDIFTDFDVSTEQQKPNVTRTNKDGMYGLKVDEWVYGKIAGGGPEVMMKTTFGAVYIRKAK; from the coding sequence ATGAAAACGATAAAATTTTTAAGTGTATTAGCGATAGCCACCCTGATAACAGCCCGGCTTTTGGCGCAGGAACAACTTGTAGTTCCGCTGAGCGATCCGGGTAAACCCTTTAAACTCAACGTAGGGTTGGTCGACGGATCAATTACGGTGATAGGTTACGAAGGTAAAAGCATTGTTGTTGAAGGCCAATTGGACGACAGACACCGGGACCGTGATAAAGAAAAGGATAAAGTAAGCGGTATGCATCGCTTAAACAGCAACGGTATGGATATCAGTGCCCAGGAAAATAACAACCAGGTAACTGTACACAGCAGCATGGGCAAACAGGTTAATTTAACCATCAAGGTTCCTAAAACCACGTCCACTTTTAAAATATCAACCGTAAATGGTGGCGATATTACAGGCAGTAACCTGGATGGTGAACTGGAGGTGAGCAATGTAAATGGTTCTATAAAACTTACAGACATATCGGGATCTGTGGTGGCCACAACCGTAAACGGCCCGGTAATCGTTACGTTTAAATCCATCGACCCAAAGGCAGCTATGGCGTTTTCGACCCTGAATGGCAAAATAGATGTTACCTTTCCTGCAAGCCTGAAGGCCAATGTGAAACTGAAATCAGACAGGGGCGATATCTTTACCGATTTTGATGTATCCACCGAGCAACAAAAGCCAAACGTAACCCGCACCAATAAAGACGGCATGTACGGCCTGAAGGTTGACGAATGGGTGTACGGCAAAATTGCAGGCGGCGGCCCCGAAGTAATGATGAAAACCACCTTCGGCGCGGTTTATATCAGGAAAGCGAAGTAG
- a CDS encoding DUF4097 family beta strand repeat-containing protein: MKPVLLAVFSALGLCLAQNSVQAQEFKEHITKQFTVSGGTVAVYNIWGTIKVEGYSGDKVLMEIDETIKGKTQADVDIAKKEVKLGFDQKADSVIAYTAEPYDTRPHTWNRNDEGHRRDYTVHLDYTIKVPFNASLAVSTVNDGHITVKDVYGSLKVNNVNGSLEIINAKGTTIAHTVNGPVTVNYLAVPPGESSYHTINGQMNITYPANLSADLTFKSMNGQFFTDFPDAQVMPSKVVKTEAKSGAGTTYKLSSNSDVRIGSGGKLFKFETLNGNIYIKKQQ, translated from the coding sequence ATGAAACCAGTTTTACTTGCCGTTTTTTCGGCACTCGGGCTATGCCTTGCCCAAAACAGCGTGCAGGCACAGGAGTTTAAAGAGCACATTACCAAACAATTTACCGTTAGCGGCGGCACGGTTGCAGTATACAACATTTGGGGAACTATTAAGGTAGAGGGTTACAGCGGCGACAAAGTATTAATGGAAATTGACGAAACCATCAAGGGTAAAACCCAGGCCGATGTTGACATAGCTAAAAAAGAAGTTAAACTGGGCTTTGATCAGAAAGCTGATAGTGTGATAGCTTACACTGCCGAGCCTTATGATACCCGGCCGCACACCTGGAACCGTAACGATGAAGGGCACCGGAGAGATTATACTGTACACCTGGATTACACCATCAAAGTGCCTTTTAATGCAAGCCTGGCAGTATCAACAGTAAACGATGGCCATATTACTGTTAAAGATGTATACGGATCATTAAAAGTGAACAATGTAAATGGCTCATTAGAGATCATTAACGCTAAAGGAACCACCATCGCACATACCGTAAATGGTCCGGTAACAGTGAATTATTTGGCCGTGCCCCCCGGCGAATCATCGTACCACACCATCAACGGGCAGATGAATATTACCTACCCGGCCAACCTATCAGCCGACCTGACTTTTAAAAGTATGAACGGGCAGTTTTTTACCGACTTTCCGGATGCCCAGGTGATGCCAAGCAAAGTAGTAAAAACCGAGGCAAAAAGCGGAGCCGGCACTACCTATAAACTCAGTTCAAATTCTGATGTACGCATTGGTTCGGGCGGTAAACTATTCAAATTCGAGACCCTTAACGGGAATATTTATATCAAAAAACAACAATAA
- a CDS encoding HEAT repeat domain-containing protein → MKMNCAQYEEKFSGYISNELTAAGRDEFEKHVSGCQDCMQQLAEMQQVWALMGDIQAPEPGAHMELKFKAMLDTYKESVEENKPVFSIKEQFARLWQWQQRWPLAYSLVIVLVSFGAGYLAFRGSTAGKQDEQLKNLTSQVHELKQTMMLALLENPSASERIRGVSYTSEIKHADKEVIDALFATLNNDPNVNVRLSTLDALTHLAAHPEVRQGLIASIVQQDSPLLQSAIADVMLKLQEKKSVNSFKELLKQKGLNPGVKDKIKQTITQLI, encoded by the coding sequence ATGAAGATGAATTGTGCGCAATACGAAGAAAAATTTAGCGGCTATATAAGCAATGAGTTAACCGCTGCCGGGCGTGATGAGTTTGAAAAACACGTATCGGGTTGCCAGGATTGCATGCAGCAACTTGCCGAAATGCAGCAGGTGTGGGCTTTAATGGGTGATATACAGGCACCTGAGCCAGGTGCCCATATGGAGCTAAAGTTTAAAGCTATGCTGGATACTTACAAGGAATCGGTTGAGGAGAATAAGCCTGTTTTTAGTATAAAAGAACAATTTGCCCGCTTATGGCAATGGCAACAACGCTGGCCACTGGCTTATAGCCTGGTTATAGTATTAGTTAGTTTTGGCGCCGGTTACCTGGCTTTCAGGGGAAGCACAGCAGGCAAACAGGACGAGCAGTTAAAAAATCTTACTTCGCAGGTACATGAACTAAAACAAACCATGATGCTGGCGTTGTTGGAAAACCCGTCGGCATCTGAAAGGATAAGAGGGGTAAGCTATACCAGCGAGATTAAGCATGCCGATAAGGAGGTTATTGATGCCTTGTTTGCTACCCTTAACAACGATCCGAACGTAAACGTGCGTTTAAGTACGCTGGATGCTTTAACCCACCTGGCAGCCCATCCGGAGGTGCGGCAGGGACTTATAGCATCCATCGTTCAGCAGGATTCGCCATTATTACAATCGGCCATTGCCGACGTGATGCTGAAGCTGCAGGAAAAAAAGTCGGTGAATTCGTTTAAAGAATTACTAAAACAAAAAGGGCTAAATCCTGGCGTAAAAGACAAAATCAAACAAACCATAACACAACTCATTTAA